A part of Thermocrinis albus DSM 14484 genomic DNA contains:
- a CDS encoding sulfurtransferase TusA family protein, giving the protein MMEDIKADVVHDVVGTFCPVPVAETAKMVKQMQIGQVLELIADDPGVVEDIPAWCKATGQEFLGMYEEGGEYHLFVRKVKEL; this is encoded by the coding sequence ATGATGGAGGATATAAAGGCTGACGTGGTACATGACGTGGTAGGTACCTTTTGCCCAGTTCCTGTGGCAGAGACTGCCAAGATGGTAAAGCAGATGCAGATAGGACAAGTTCTGGAACTTATAGCAGATGATCCGGGGGTGGTGGAGGATATACCTGCTTGGTGTAAGGCAACCGGCCAGGAGTTTTTGGGTATGTACGAGGAGGGTGGTGAGTATCATCTCTTTGTGAGGAAGGTGAAAGAACTATGA
- a CDS encoding class I SAM-dependent rRNA methyltransferase, with product MIQVRVRPGIEDKIKGFFPWVYKPEIASVSKKPGKGDWVVVRDAGGHFLGYGYINPETKISVRLLSFQKEEKPSKELIKKRLEEAYSYRKRLYINSNAYRLVHSEGDLLPGLIVDVYDRYVVVEFTTYGMYKMKDWIVSSLVELLNPVGVYEKVNEFAKSVEGFDAEEGVLYGEVPQEVIIWEHDLKYYVNIVKGQKTGFFLDQRKARKLIRDLVEPGDLCLDLFCHTGGFALNMKRKGAKEVIAVDISAPALETGKKNAQLNNLDGIHWVEDNAFDFLRKMHKEGNQFDVVVIDPPSFTKTKASLENALRGYKELCVRGLHVTKRGGYLAIYSCSFHITREHLLQVITEAAKDTKRMVRVIGESTQDLDHPWILQMPNTLYLKGIYLEVL from the coding sequence ATGATTCAGGTAAGAGTAAGACCAGGTATAGAAGACAAGATAAAAGGCTTTTTCCCATGGGTTTATAAACCAGAAATAGCCAGTGTAAGTAAGAAACCAGGCAAGGGTGACTGGGTGGTGGTGAGGGATGCTGGGGGTCATTTCCTAGGCTACGGGTACATAAATCCTGAAACCAAGATAAGTGTAAGACTTCTGTCTTTCCAAAAGGAGGAAAAGCCCAGCAAAGAGCTCATAAAGAAACGTTTAGAGGAAGCTTACAGCTATAGGAAGAGACTGTATATCAACAGCAACGCCTACAGATTGGTGCATTCGGAGGGAGATCTGTTACCTGGCCTTATAGTGGATGTTTACGATAGGTACGTGGTGGTGGAGTTTACCACCTACGGCATGTACAAGATGAAGGACTGGATAGTATCCTCCTTGGTTGAGCTTTTGAACCCGGTAGGTGTGTACGAAAAAGTCAACGAGTTTGCCAAGAGTGTAGAGGGATTTGATGCAGAAGAGGGTGTTCTTTACGGAGAGGTTCCTCAGGAGGTGATCATATGGGAACACGATCTTAAGTACTACGTCAACATAGTGAAAGGCCAAAAGACTGGATTCTTTTTAGACCAAAGGAAGGCAAGGAAACTCATAAGGGATCTTGTAGAGCCAGGTGATCTGTGTCTGGACCTCTTCTGTCATACAGGGGGATTTGCCCTCAACATGAAGAGAAAGGGTGCCAAGGAGGTGATAGCGGTAGATATATCCGCACCGGCTTTGGAGACAGGTAAAAAGAACGCTCAACTCAACAACCTGGACGGAATTCACTGGGTTGAAGACAACGCCTTTGACTTCCTCAGAAAGATGCACAAAGAGGGAAACCAGTTTGATGTAGTGGTCATTGATCCTCCATCTTTTACCAAGACGAAAGCTTCTTTGGAGAACGCTCTGAGAGGTTACAAAGAGCTGTGTGTGAGAGGCCTGCATGTAACAAAGAGGGGTGGATACCTGGCTATATACTCCTGCTCCTTTCACATCACCCGTGAACATCTCCTTCAAGTGATAACAGAGGCGGCCAAAGACACAAAGAGGATGGTGAGAGTTATAGGAGAGAGTACCCAGGATTTAGATCATCCGTGGATCCTGCAGATGCCTAACACCCTCTACCTTAAAGGTATTTACCTGGAGGTGTTGTGA
- a CDS encoding iron-sulfur cluster assembly scaffold protein yields MFEYSEKVLDHFLNPRNVGVLEDANAVGQCGNPACGDAMLFTLKINPENDVIEDVRFKTFGCGSAIAVSSMLTEMIKGKPISYALNLTYKDIFDELGGLPPQKIHCTNLGLETLHVAIKDYLIKQGRLEEAEKIPGCYEEEEEDSKEFEFLST; encoded by the coding sequence ATGTTTGAATACAGTGAGAAGGTGCTGGACCATTTCCTTAACCCCAGGAACGTGGGAGTTTTGGAAGATGCTAATGCGGTAGGTCAATGCGGAAACCCCGCCTGTGGTGACGCCATGCTCTTTACCCTTAAGATAAACCCCGAAAACGACGTTATAGAGGATGTAAGGTTTAAGACCTTCGGGTGTGGTTCTGCCATAGCTGTTTCTTCTATGCTCACAGAGATGATAAAGGGTAAACCCATCAGCTACGCTCTCAATCTTACCTACAAGGACATCTTCGATGAGCTGGGAGGTCTTCCTCCTCAAAAGATTCATTGCACCAACCTGGGTTTGGAAACCCTTCACGTGGCTATAAAGGACTACCTCATCAAACAAGGTAGACTGGAAGAAGCTGAGAAGATACCCGGTTGCTACGAGGAAGAGGAAGAAGACAGCAAGGAGTTTGAGTTTCTGTCCACATGA
- the hisA gene encoding 1-(5-phosphoribosyl)-5-[(5-phosphoribosylamino)methylideneamino]imidazole-4-carboxamide isomerase, producing the protein MGLNWKDFVIPAVDLKEGKVVRLVRGLMESAKSYQVSPEDMASLFQSKGFGKIHVVDLDGAVTGKPVNLEAIKNIRMVFGGRIQVGGGIRDIERLKMLDDIGVDLFVVGTVAVYDRRTFEKMLELFPNRVILSVDSKGGRVTVGGWKEETSLTPHQMALQYDHLPIWGYLYTNVDRDGTLEGVDPQPYLSFKKWVKKPVLASGGVASIEDVIKLMGVVEGVVVGKAIYEGRIPL; encoded by the coding sequence ATGGGTTTGAACTGGAAAGACTTTGTGATACCTGCCGTAGACCTAAAGGAGGGGAAGGTAGTCAGGTTAGTGCGAGGTCTTATGGAAAGTGCCAAAAGTTACCAGGTAAGCCCGGAGGATATGGCCAGCCTTTTCCAAAGTAAGGGATTTGGCAAGATACACGTTGTGGATCTTGACGGAGCGGTGACAGGAAAACCCGTCAATCTTGAGGCCATAAAAAACATAAGGATGGTCTTTGGCGGGAGGATACAGGTGGGTGGCGGTATAAGAGACATTGAGAGACTAAAGATGTTGGACGACATAGGTGTGGATCTCTTCGTAGTGGGAACGGTAGCCGTTTATGATAGAAGAACCTTTGAGAAGATGTTGGAGCTCTTCCCCAACCGCGTGATCCTATCGGTAGACAGTAAGGGAGGACGCGTTACAGTAGGTGGCTGGAAGGAAGAAACTTCCTTAACCCCTCACCAGATGGCTCTCCAGTATGATCACCTTCCCATATGGGGTTACCTTTACACCAACGTGGACCGAGACGGTACGTTGGAGGGCGTTGATCCTCAACCTTACTTATCTTTCAAGAAGTGGGTAAAGAAACCCGTTTTAGCGTCAGGTGGAGTTGCCTCCATAGAGGACGTCATTAAATTAATGGGCGTGGTAGAAGGTGTTGTGGTGGGCAAAGCCATCTACGAGGGAAGAATACCTCTATGA
- a CDS encoding undecaprenyl-diphosphate phosphatase has protein sequence MEAYQAVLLGVVEGLTEFLPISSTGHLILTSHIMGIPQDSFTKSFEISIQMGAIMAVLFLYWRRIVKNPQLWKRIIVAFFPTGVLGFLLYKLVKNYLIGNDLVTSLALIGGGLFLLVADRVCSKFCYIRNVEDLPLLRAFAIGVFQALAMVPGVSRSGATIIGGMLMGLNRKAATEFSFLLAIPTMMAATSYDLYKSHHNFQWQEWHLLLLGFVSAFLSALLAVKVFLRFVSSHSFVPFGVYRILVGALYLSIFYL, from the coding sequence ATGGAAGCTTATCAGGCTGTACTGCTGGGAGTGGTAGAAGGTCTTACAGAGTTTTTACCCATATCTTCCACCGGACACCTTATTCTCACAAGCCACATCATGGGTATTCCCCAGGATTCCTTCACCAAGAGTTTTGAGATATCCATACAGATGGGTGCTATAATGGCGGTGCTTTTCCTTTACTGGAGACGCATAGTGAAGAACCCCCAACTCTGGAAGAGGATCATAGTGGCCTTCTTTCCGACAGGTGTTTTGGGCTTTCTCCTTTACAAGCTTGTAAAGAACTACCTTATAGGAAACGATCTGGTCACTTCACTGGCGCTGATAGGGGGAGGACTGTTCCTCCTGGTGGCTGACAGGGTGTGTAGTAAATTCTGTTACATAAGAAACGTGGAAGATCTACCTCTTCTTAGGGCCTTTGCCATAGGTGTCTTTCAGGCATTGGCGATGGTACCCGGAGTATCACGCAGTGGTGCCACCATCATCGGAGGTATGTTGATGGGTCTTAACAGGAAGGCGGCCACCGAGTTCTCCTTCCTTCTGGCTATACCCACCATGATGGCGGCCACATCTTATGACCTCTACAAGAGCCACCACAACTTTCAGTGGCAAGAGTGGCATCTTCTTCTTCTGGGTTTTGTTTCCGCCTTTCTCAGTGCTCTTCTGGCCGTTAAAGTTTTTCTTCGGTTTGTATCCTCTCACAGCTTTGTTCCCTTTGGTGTCTACAGAATACTGGTGGGAGCTCTGTATTTATCCATCTTTTATCTTTGA
- the fabZ gene encoding 3-hydroxyacyl-ACP dehydratase FabZ codes for MDARQIMEILPHRYPLLLVDKILHMELGKRIVGVKNVSVNEPYFQGHFPGFPLMPGVYILEAMAQVGGILMIKSLDLQVGKYAVVFAGIDEARFKKPVFPGDQLLLELEVISLKKTLSKMKGVAKVNGQVVAEAVLYAAARELSEITRKDS; via the coding sequence CTGGATGCAAGACAGATTATGGAGATCCTTCCTCACCGCTACCCCCTACTCCTTGTAGATAAGATCCTTCACATGGAGCTGGGTAAGAGGATAGTGGGTGTAAAGAACGTTTCCGTTAACGAGCCTTACTTTCAGGGACACTTTCCTGGTTTTCCTCTCATGCCGGGAGTGTACATACTGGAGGCTATGGCCCAGGTGGGTGGTATTCTCATGATAAAGTCCCTGGACCTACAGGTGGGTAAGTACGCGGTGGTGTTTGCAGGTATAGACGAGGCACGTTTTAAAAAACCTGTGTTTCCGGGAGATCAGCTTCTTCTGGAGCTGGAGGTTATATCCCTCAAGAAAACCCTCTCCAAGATGAAGGGTGTAGCAAAAGTGAACGGCCAGGTGGTGGCAGAAGCTGTTCTGTATGCCGCTGCCCGTGAACTTTCAGAAATAACTCGCAAAGATTCTTGA
- the hemH gene encoding ferrochelatase: MRKVGVLLLNMGGPDSLEAVQPFLYNLFSDHDIIAIPRLIQKPVAWIISHVRAKKTMTYYRYMGGKSPQKEQTLEQAQKLQEVLGDGFLVKVGMRYWHPFIEEALQEMESYPLSGLILLPMYPQYSRTTTGSSFNEFDRVFPKSQMSFLPVVKIQHYYDHPLYIQAMVENIKENLPNWQDYFFLFSAHSLPISVIKKGDPYQFQTERTVQLIMQHFPGVNYALAYQSKVGPVKWLQPETEKVLEDVIKRGVKKVAVIPVSFVNEHSETLYELDYQYGNMARSLGVEDYVRIPTLRTHPTFVRCLADLVLSHALQHQLIGN; the protein is encoded by the coding sequence ATGAGAAAAGTAGGTGTGTTACTGTTAAACATGGGCGGGCCGGACTCCTTGGAGGCTGTTCAACCCTTCCTCTACAATCTCTTTTCTGATCACGACATAATAGCCATACCACGTCTCATACAGAAACCTGTTGCTTGGATCATATCCCATGTGCGAGCCAAGAAGACCATGACCTATTACCGGTACATGGGTGGAAAGTCACCCCAGAAGGAACAAACCTTAGAGCAAGCTCAGAAACTGCAAGAGGTTCTCGGAGATGGGTTTTTAGTAAAGGTGGGTATGAGATACTGGCACCCCTTCATAGAGGAAGCCCTACAGGAGATGGAGAGCTACCCCCTTTCTGGCCTCATCCTCTTACCCATGTACCCACAGTACAGTAGGACCACTACAGGTTCCTCCTTCAATGAGTTCGACAGAGTCTTTCCAAAGTCCCAAATGAGTTTTCTACCTGTGGTGAAGATACAGCATTATTACGATCACCCTCTTTACATACAGGCTATGGTGGAGAACATCAAGGAGAACCTACCCAACTGGCAGGACTACTTTTTCTTGTTCTCCGCCCACAGCTTACCGATCAGTGTTATCAAGAAGGGAGATCCTTATCAATTTCAGACAGAGAGGACAGTGCAGCTGATAATGCAACATTTCCCAGGAGTTAACTACGCACTGGCCTATCAGAGTAAGGTAGGTCCCGTAAAGTGGCTACAACCAGAAACAGAAAAAGTACTAGAGGATGTTATCAAACGGGGTGTGAAAAAAGTAGCGGTGATTCCCGTATCCTTCGTCAACGAACACTCAGAAACTCTGTACGAGCTAGACTATCAGTACGGAAATATGGCAAGATCGTTGGGTGTGGAAGACTACGTCCGTATACCTACTCTCAGAACCCATCCCACCTTCGTAAGGTGCTTAGCGGATCTTGTGCTGTCGCACGCTCTCCAGCACCAGCTTATAGGGAACTGA
- a CDS encoding DUF1858 domain-containing protein, giving the protein MKDRVTLDTVMKDLLEKYPKVKDLLWNYGLCKLEEDDIAPVVLDKLTLKGFMRLMDIDEDTQGDLWMQIQDLIKESEV; this is encoded by the coding sequence ATGAAGGATAGAGTCACGCTTGACACTGTAATGAAGGATCTTTTGGAAAAGTACCCGAAGGTGAAGGATCTCCTTTGGAACTACGGTCTTTGTAAGTTGGAGGAGGACGATATAGCCCCCGTAGTTCTGGACAAGCTCACTCTCAAGGGTTTTATGAGGCTCATGGACATAGATGAGGACACACAAGGAGATCTCTGGATGCAGATCCAAGATCTTATAAAAGAGTCGGAGGTGTGA
- a CDS encoding DJ-1 family glyoxalase III: MKKVAILLADGFEEVEAIAVIDVLRRGGVQVLIAGLSKDPVSSARQVRVLPDVSVDQLNPEELDMVVLPGGTEGVEKLKADPRVEKLIQAMYQKRKLVGAICAAPTALAKFGVLEGKKATVYPSLVEQIKPATFVNEKVVEDDNVVTSQGPGTALLFGLKLLEKLEGREKAVEVAKRMLVDYT, encoded by the coding sequence ATGAAGAAAGTGGCGATACTTTTGGCAGACGGTTTTGAAGAAGTGGAAGCTATAGCAGTCATAGATGTGTTGAGGCGAGGTGGCGTGCAGGTTCTGATAGCGGGACTCAGTAAAGACCCCGTGAGTAGCGCCCGTCAGGTGAGGGTTTTGCCCGACGTGAGTGTGGACCAGCTTAATCCCGAAGAACTGGACATGGTGGTTTTACCGGGAGGTACGGAAGGTGTGGAAAAACTTAAGGCTGATCCCCGTGTAGAGAAACTGATTCAGGCTATGTACCAAAAGAGGAAACTGGTGGGTGCCATCTGTGCAGCTCCCACAGCTCTGGCCAAGTTCGGCGTGCTGGAGGGTAAAAAAGCCACCGTATACCCTTCCCTGGTGGAGCAGATAAAACCCGCCACCTTTGTAAATGAAAAGGTAGTGGAAGACGATAATGTGGTGACCAGCCAAGGACCAGGGACAGCTCTCCTCTTTGGTCTGAAACTGCTAGAAAAGCTGGAAGGAAGGGAGAAGGCTGTGGAGGTGGCCAAACGTATGCTGGTAGATTACACATGA
- a CDS encoding NifU family protein: MEEEKLREVEAVLEKIRPALKEHHGNLKVVDIREGEIYLQFEGGCTDCPIVDASVKDVVDIAIRGNIPWAQKVEIVTPKYQLR, translated from the coding sequence ATGGAGGAAGAAAAGCTGAGAGAAGTGGAGGCAGTTTTGGAGAAGATAAGGCCGGCTCTGAAGGAACATCATGGAAATCTGAAGGTGGTAGACATAAGGGAGGGTGAGATATACCTTCAGTTTGAAGGAGGATGTACCGACTGTCCCATAGTGGATGCCAGTGTGAAAGATGTAGTGGACATAGCCATACGGGGCAACATACCGTGGGCTCAGAAGGTGGAGATAGTAACACCTAAGTACCAACTTAGGTGA
- a CDS encoding DUF1232 domain-containing protein, giving the protein MEEKLRKYCKETDIPQLVKRVEEKLKRTSPTMEYVRNLILDVKLFLRLLTDEEFDLKEEAKRDMVCALLYFVEEKDSIPDWFPIIGLWDDYKVVRYVKNKHADEIARYFSVTKHFIANYF; this is encoded by the coding sequence ATGGAGGAGAAACTCAGGAAGTATTGCAAAGAGACGGACATTCCTCAGCTGGTAAAGAGGGTGGAAGAAAAACTGAAGAGGACCTCTCCTACCATGGAGTACGTGAGGAACCTTATCTTGGATGTGAAGCTCTTTTTGAGGCTACTCACCGACGAGGAGTTTGATCTTAAAGAAGAGGCTAAGAGGGATATGGTGTGTGCCCTCCTGTACTTTGTGGAAGAGAAGGACAGTATACCTGACTGGTTTCCCATCATAGGATTATGGGATGACTATAAAGTGGTAAGATACGTCAAAAATAAGCATGCTGACGAGATAGCGAGATATTTTTCTGTAACTAAGCATTTTATAGCCAACTATTTCTGA
- a CDS encoding ABC transporter permease: MVRFLLTRFFQSILVLLSVTFISFTLIKLSPADYFEQFKLNPQISPETIQKLRKMYGLDDPLLLQYFKWLTAALRFDLGISLQYNTPVTDLIRERIGKTLALTVPSAVISWVAASFLGLLAGFREGTWIDRAVRIFSYTFMSMPSFFLAFILLFFLARGGYLQPGGTSSLLVGITTLSLISTAGLVRLMRSAVIEVLHSPTVVMLRAKGATTGVMMKHVVRNAMNPFITLIGYEIAGLISGAALIEVVVGWPGLGELMLNAVLSQDLFLVMGGLYIGTIMLIVGNLIADIILALVDPRVREKEIKLKEVKL; this comes from the coding sequence ATGGTTAGGTTTCTTTTGACACGATTTTTTCAGAGTATTTTGGTGCTTTTGAGTGTCACTTTTATATCCTTTACCCTTATTAAACTCTCACCGGCAGACTATTTTGAACAGTTCAAACTTAACCCTCAGATATCACCGGAAACTATACAAAAACTGAGGAAAATGTATGGATTGGATGATCCTCTCCTCCTTCAGTACTTTAAATGGCTTACAGCAGCGCTACGCTTTGATCTTGGGATATCCCTCCAGTACAACACTCCTGTGACAGATCTCATAAGGGAGAGGATAGGTAAAACACTGGCTCTTACTGTTCCATCTGCGGTAATATCGTGGGTGGCAGCTTCCTTTCTAGGGCTACTGGCAGGCTTTAGAGAAGGAACATGGATAGACAGAGCTGTACGTATCTTCTCTTATACCTTCATGTCCATGCCTTCCTTCTTCCTGGCCTTTATACTGCTCTTTTTCCTCGCGCGAGGGGGGTATCTTCAACCTGGTGGCACCTCCAGTCTCCTGGTAGGCATAACCACCCTGAGCTTGATATCCACCGCCGGTCTTGTGAGACTTATGCGTAGCGCTGTGATAGAGGTTCTCCACAGTCCCACGGTGGTGATGCTGAGGGCAAAAGGTGCCACCACAGGGGTTATGATGAAACATGTGGTGAGAAACGCTATGAACCCTTTCATCACCTTGATAGGGTATGAGATAGCGGGGCTTATATCCGGTGCTGCCCTTATAGAGGTGGTGGTAGGCTGGCCAGGACTGGGAGAGCTTATGCTGAACGCTGTTCTCTCACAGGATCTCTTTTTGGTCATGGGTGGCCTGTACATAGGAACTATAATGCTGATAGTGGGAAACCTCATAGCAGACATAATCCTTGCCCTGGTGGACCCAAGGGTAAGGGAAAAGGAGATAAAACTTAAGGAGGTAAAGCTATGA
- the aroE gene encoding shikimate dehydrogenase: MLLYGLIGYPVSHSLSPVFQNFALRYLGVDAIYVPFEVKPEDLSEAIKGLKVLGVRGVNVTIPHKERVLDLVDWMDHHTEVIGAANTLLLEDGIIKAYNTDWIGFLKSLWDMQLSKGKALLLGAGGSSRAVAYALRQEGWEVYLWNRTKEKAVSLAERFQLQVVDRPEEVVKHVDLIVNTTPSEEPLFDYQLIDSHHSILDIIYYRETALIRRAKEVGAKYSDGLPMLLYQGLESLRIWTGCSVPYKLVLESVRQHKIR, from the coding sequence ATGCTTTTGTACGGACTCATAGGATATCCGGTCTCCCACTCCCTATCTCCTGTCTTTCAAAACTTCGCTCTCCGGTATCTGGGAGTTGATGCCATCTATGTACCTTTTGAGGTGAAGCCGGAGGATCTGAGTGAGGCCATCAAGGGGCTTAAAGTTCTCGGTGTGAGGGGTGTTAACGTTACTATACCTCACAAAGAGAGGGTTTTGGATTTGGTAGACTGGATGGATCATCACACAGAGGTCATAGGAGCTGCCAACACCCTCCTTTTGGAAGACGGTATCATAAAGGCTTACAACACCGACTGGATAGGTTTTCTCAAAAGTTTGTGGGACATGCAGCTGAGCAAAGGTAAAGCTCTCCTGCTGGGAGCAGGTGGTTCCTCCCGTGCTGTTGCCTACGCTCTTAGGCAGGAGGGGTGGGAAGTGTATCTTTGGAACAGAACCAAGGAGAAGGCTGTGTCCCTTGCGGAGAGGTTTCAGCTACAGGTGGTGGATAGGCCGGAGGAGGTGGTGAAACACGTGGACCTTATCGTCAACACCACCCCCTCAGAGGAACCTCTCTTTGACTACCAACTCATAGATAGTCATCACAGCATACTGGACATCATTTACTACAGAGAGACGGCACTGATAAGAAGAGCTAAGGAGGTGGGGGCAAAGTACTCTGATGGGCTTCCTATGCTGTTGTACCAAGGTCTGGAGAGTCTGAGGATCTGGACTGGGTGTTCAGTTCCCTATAAGCTGGTGCTGGAGAGCGTGCGACAGCACAAGATCCGCTAA